A single window of Leptolyngbya ohadii IS1 DNA harbors:
- a CDS encoding 50S ribosomal protein L23: MKIDSRSLPDLIRRPLITEKATILLEENKYVFEVSPKADKYQIKAAIEALFDVKVVKVNTQVPPYKERRVGRFQGNRPHYKKAIVTLAEGDSITLFPEV, translated from the coding sequence GTGAAGATTGATTCTCGCTCTCTTCCAGATCTGATTCGCCGCCCCCTGATTACGGAGAAGGCGACCATTCTGCTGGAAGAAAACAAATACGTATTTGAAGTGTCGCCCAAGGCTGACAAATATCAGATCAAGGCAGCGATCGAAGCCCTGTTCGATGTCAAGGTCGTAAAGGTCAACACGCAAGTCCCCCCCTACAAAGAGCGTCGTGTGGGTCGGTTCCAGGGCAATCGTCCTCACTACAAGAAGGCGATCGTAACCCTGGCAGAGGGTGACTCGATTACGCTCTTCCCCGAAGTCTAA
- the rplD gene encoding 50S ribosomal protein L4, translating to MVDCVVKDWQGAEVGQASLDLRVAKETSAAHVVHRALVRQMNNARQGTASTKTRAEVSGGGRKPWRQKGTGRARAGSNRSPLWRGGGVTFGPKPRDYSTKMNRKERRLALRTALVGRTDDLIVVADFADQLSRPKTKELVQALNRWGVEEGSKVLIITADRDENIYLSARNIDRLRHIKADGLNVFDILNADKIVITQSAIAKIQEVYGED from the coding sequence ATGGTTGACTGTGTAGTAAAAGATTGGCAGGGCGCGGAAGTGGGTCAAGCTTCCCTGGATCTGCGAGTCGCTAAAGAAACAAGTGCCGCCCATGTGGTGCATCGGGCACTCGTGCGGCAAATGAACAATGCTAGACAGGGAACGGCTTCCACCAAAACCCGTGCAGAAGTGAGCGGGGGTGGTCGTAAGCCCTGGAGACAAAAGGGAACGGGTCGGGCAAGAGCCGGTTCTAACCGTTCTCCCCTGTGGCGGGGCGGTGGCGTCACCTTTGGACCCAAGCCGCGTGACTATTCGACCAAGATGAACCGCAAAGAGCGTCGTTTGGCTCTCAGAACGGCTCTGGTGGGTCGTACCGATGACCTGATTGTGGTGGCGGATTTTGCCGATCAGCTTTCCCGTCCTAAGACGAAGGAACTGGTTCAGGCGCTCAATCGCTGGGGCGTAGAAGAAGGCTCGAAAGTGCTGATTATCACCGCCGATCGCGACGAGAACATTTACCTCTCCGCACGGAACATCGATCGCCTGCGGCATATCAAGGCAGACGGCTTGAACGTATTCGACATTTTGAACGCAGACAAGATTGTGATCACCCAGTCTGCGATCGCCAAGATTCAGGAGGTTTACGGTGAAGATTGA
- the rplC gene encoding 50S ribosomal protein L3, producing MSVGILGTKVGMTQIFDEAGVAIPVTVVQAGPCTVTQVKTKETDGYTAIQVGFGAIKEKAINKPEMGHLAKAGAGPLRHLHEYRLADPGEFQLGQEITVDRFQEGQTVDVIGTSIGRGFAGYQKRHNFKRGPMAHGSKNHRLPGSTGAGTTPGRVFPGKRMAGQLGNARVTVRKLTVVKIDAERNLILIKGALPGKPGALVNIVPAKLVGRAK from the coding sequence GTGTCTGTTGGCATTCTCGGCACAAAAGTAGGCATGACTCAGATCTTCGACGAGGCGGGCGTTGCGATTCCTGTCACCGTCGTTCAGGCGGGTCCATGCACCGTTACACAGGTAAAGACAAAAGAAACCGATGGCTACACCGCGATTCAGGTGGGCTTCGGTGCGATTAAGGAAAAGGCGATTAATAAGCCTGAGATGGGTCACTTGGCAAAGGCTGGGGCGGGTCCGCTGCGCCATCTGCACGAGTACCGTCTGGCAGATCCCGGTGAATTTCAGCTTGGGCAGGAAATCACGGTCGATCGCTTCCAGGAAGGTCAAACCGTTGACGTGATCGGCACCAGCATCGGTCGCGGCTTCGCAGGCTATCAGAAGCGGCACAACTTCAAGCGGGGTCCGATGGCGCACGGTTCCAAGAACCACCGTCTGCCCGGTTCTACGGGTGCGGGTACAACCCCTGGTCGGGTGTTCCCCGGTAAGCGGATGGCGGGTCAGTTGGGCAATGCTCGCGTCACCGTCCGGAAGCTGACCGTCGTGAAGATCGATGCCGAGCGCAACCTGATTCTGATCAAAGGTGCGTTGCCCGGTAAGCCGGGTGCTCTGGTCAACATCGTGCCTGCGAAATTAGTCGGACGAGCTAAGTAA